aatagtacatacatctaaaagctgtgtattgtacgagtacgaatacaggtgcatacgagtagaattgttgatgaaactgaaccaggatgtaattgtaagcatttttgttaagtagaagtactttgatatgtgtcttgaagtctttcaaaagtgtaagaatacatatcaaaacacaacatgtatatacattctaatggagtcgttaagtcttcgttagtcgttacatgtaagtgttgttttgaaacctttaagttaacgatctcaattaatgttgttaacccaatgtttattatatcaaatgagatgttaaattattatattatcatgatattatgatgtatgaatatctcttaatatgatatatacattaaaatatcgttacaacgataatcgttacaacgataatcgttacaacgataatcgttacaacgataatcgttacatataagtctcgtttcgtaattcttgagttagtagtcttgtttttacatatatagttcattgttaacatacttaatgatatatttaaatatcattttatcatgttaaatatagtgtatcaatatcttaatatgatacatatgtatttagtagacgttatcataacgataatcgttatatatatcatttcgagtttcttaacttagtaatctcatttcttatgtatatcacacattgttaatatacttagtgagatacttattcatcataatctcatgtcaaccatatatatatgtctatatataccacaacatgtagtttttacaaatttgtaacgttcgtgaatcgccggtcaacttgggtgatcaattgtctatatgaaacttatttcatttaatcaagtcttaacaagtttgattgcttaacatgttggaaacatttagtcatgtaaatatcaatctcaattaatatatataaacatggaaaagtttgggtcactacactaaGCTCAATGTTGATTATAATGTGTTAATTTGCAAACCGCGGACTAAACAAGTCTTAGGGTGCAGTTAATTGACTCTTAATTGAATAGTTTAGCACTAAATGTTGGACCGTGTCTTTGTTTGTGACATACAATGACATATAATGTTGATCCGTTTAACAATATGTGATAAAACATTCATATCTGAAATACCCTTTTAACCATTAACACGTTCATTTCCTTTAATATCCTCCTTATATTATAATTCTTTTATTTAGTTATTAAAAAAGTTACCAAATGGCATTTGGCTTAGCGGTATCGAGGAGCCCCTCTGACCTttaaggtcatgggttcgagtcatgTTTAGGACATAATTCGTGTAAAATTATGTAGGGTGCGTGAGTTTGCCGTTCTAAAAAAAGTTGAATCGAAATTATTATCAAACATGTTATTATGGTTAAGAACCAAGTTTAATCAGAATCCTTGAATCAATCATCAATTAATCATGTTGGAGTATGAGACCAATATCAAAATGAACAGAATCatttttaaacaaaacaaaatcatACTCTTTCACAGATCATTGTACAAAATTTTTTGCAAACAATACAtaaatctaacaaaaatacataaatctaacaaaaaaaaaaaaaaaaaaaaataagattacAACTTTTGTAGTTTATCTTGAACCAAATGCCTTTGAAACCACTTGTACTCGATAAAACAGAACCAAATGTCTTTGGAACAAGAGATAAAACCTTAATGTAGACAAATTGACTAATAAAAAAATGTAAGTTGAAATGAGATATAGTAAAACtagacactctctctctctctctctctctctctctctctctctctctctctctctctctctctctctctctctctctctctcacaaataACGAATATTATTTAAACGTGATCTTCATCAAAAAATTAAGATCCTAACCGATACATCGAAAGAGTTAAAAACCGGACGGTTCAAAATAACTAAGCGTCATAAGTCGACGCTAACGTCAACCGAGCCAAATCACTACAACATAACAACATAAAGAGATCAACCTTAACACACTAGACTATTGACAAATCACAAGCGAAAAGAAATCCACCAACCTAAAATTAAACTAACGAAAAATTTACAAACAAAGAAAAAGCTAAGAGGACCTTTTACCATTCCTTAAATCCGGACATTTTGTAAACTCGGTGATTTTGTGAATATGAAGCCCTTTACCAATTCTCTTAATGTAGACAAATTTACCAAATTAACCAAAAGTAATTATAAATAAATTTAAATATTGAAAAAAATACATAGATAATTTTTAACAGAATAATTACATCAAAAGACAATCCGTgtaacatttacatttacattacaTTTCATAAGAATAATCCACATAAAAAGAACTCGGCTAATTAGTTTGAGTAAAACGTGTAAACAACCCGTATAATTAATTTTTTGATAAAATTTGATTGATATAAGATTAATAGAAGGCTATTTAGAATTGTGATTTGAGGAGATTATTAGTGAACGTAAGTAATCATCAAAATACTTTTCtgcatattgatattgataatgagAAAAATGCAGATTTGAAAAGCAGAATATATTTTTTTCAAAATGCAGTTTTAAAAATGTATAATCTATTTTCTGATTCTGATCATCATGAAAATATAATTAACACCTAATAATTTCTCATTAATTCATCCATCTTAACTTTTCACCGCTGCTCATAATCATCTGACCGATTTAATTTTTACCCCAAATTGATTGCCCAATCACCGCCACCaccgtcatcatcaatcatcaacaTTGCAATATTCAAttcaatataatattaattaattaattaattaattaataaattaactgtaaaataataataaacaatatgACCTTCCCGCGATCTGATCAAATAAACATAAATCAAGAACAAAAAAGAATCcctaatcttcatcttcatcatcctcCTAATTTCCCCAATTTACTAAAAAAGTATCTTCCCCCAACCCTAACCAATCCCATGACCGCCTTCATCAAACTCGATGATTCACCTACCTTCCAAAAACAGGTTCTTAATTACTCCTACAATGCCTTTTATTCATCTTATTTCTTAATTTGTTATTACTGTAATGCATTTTGAAGTTATTAGGTTTTGCTTGGATCTCAATTAAACTGCGGACACATTATATACCTAATTAGGTTACCATTTTTGAAATTATATTGTTAAGTCTGTCATTATTGTAATGCATCTTGAAGTTATTAGGTTTTGCTTAGATCTTAATCAAACTGCAGACACATTAATTACTTAATTAGGTTACCAATTCCGCATAGTTAGGGTTGTTATTATATTACTAACTATTTGATGATATTAGGTTAACCTAGTATAAATGTGTATGCACACGTTGTAAATATATCTGTTCAATATCATAATGCATCATAATCATATATTAGTTATTACTTGAAAAAGAAGTTTTCGACTTCATGTAAGTAGATATGGAGTATTATCATGTGTTCCGGCGTGTTTTCAGTAATATAAGTAAACAAGTTACTAAGGGAAATGAAGATTCTGAACTGGTATTTTACGTTTTTACATAGGTGCGTTATCTTGAACAGACAACGGATGAGCTAAAAACGCGATGTCAGAAACTACACAAAGGGAGCAAAAAGTATATGTAAGTGTTGAATCACTTATTGCTGTTTGTGTGTTATTGCTACCTTATTTCTGAATCAAGCAGTGAACGAGAAATGATTCAATgtttgatttataaatatgaatgtTATGAACTAATTATGATATAAAATATCTAATTCAACATAATGAATTATATATAAAACGGTATTATCCAAGGATTACTAAATCGGCTTTTGAACCAAAATTTTGGTTAAGGTTATTGAATTATTTTTCTACACAGGGATGGTCTTGGAGAAGCTTGCAATGTTGACTTCATATTTGCAGATGCCTTGGAAGCATTTGGTGGTGGTTTGGATGACCCCGTTAGTGTATCTATTGGAGGTTAGTTTGGTAAATTTATACCTGTATTAATTGGACTTCTATTTATACTGTTGATCTAACAAATGCACATGATAACTTAATTTCTGTTTATAAATTGAAAGGTCCAATAATGTCAAAGTTTGTTTCTGCTTTTCGGGAAATTGAAACGTTTAAGGAGCTTCTTCGGTCTCAAGTAAGTGAACTCATTGCATCTGTTAACCTATAATGATAGCGAATTGGAGTTCATGAAATAATGATTACTCGTTTTGGTTTTGCTATTAAAAAGGAGAGATTAAAGATTGATAATCATCTACTCATGTAATTCATCTTATGTAAGTTCCTGCACTAAGGCTGGATACTTTTGCAAATTGTTTCTGCAGGTTGAACATCTACTCGTTGATCGTTTAAGTCAGTTTTTGGCTGATGATCTTCAAGAAACGAAGGTGATCTTCTCATCTAACAAGAATATTTCTTAAACAGATATTCAAATATGATGGAACCAGTTCTATTATGTTTTATTGTTTTGTATCTCCTAATTACATTGAATGTCTAGCAAAAAGTATTGAGTGCATGGAAGGTTATCTTCAACTTTAAATCACAAAAAGCTAGTTTAGTGTCacataataagattattatatttatatattataatatcaccTATTTATATCCCTTCTTCGCCTTTTATCTTAATTTTTACTTTCATTTTACAGTAGTTCATCTATTCTATTTTTTGTTTATGTTCTCAGGACTCACGTAAACGATTCGATAAAGCTTCTCATGCATATGATCAGGTTTATTCACTTTAAGTTCTTATTTGTTTGTTTCCGTTACATCTTATGTTTAGGTACATTTTTAATTTGGTTATTTTCTGTTAGTATACTTGATTTCAAGTTGTCTTTCTAGAAATGATATAATTTAATATTACAAAGAATTCTCATTAACCTTTTCAATATTGTGCTACTATTCGTGAAGGTTAAATTTTATTGATTTTTAATTTATACAGGCTCGTGAAAAGGTTGCTTCTTTGAAGAAGAGTACGCGGGATGAAGTTGTTACTGAATTAGAAGAGGTACGATTTGTCCTTTACGAAATTATATTTTGCATAAAGTATGCTCACAGGagcttattaatttttttatgtatcttttatttatttttttgtgcaGGACCTACAAAACTCAAAATCTGCGTTTGAGAGGAGTAGATTCAATCTAGTATGTCAAATAAATAGTCTCAATCATTTTATATTTTTCGCTGAATATTATCCATTTATTAAGGTTTAAGATTATCTCCTTGGTGTTTTATAAGGAATGCAGGTACACTCTCTCATGAATATAGAAGCAAAAAAGAAATACACGTTTTTAGAATCTCTTAGTGCAATAATGGATGCACATTTGAGATATTTCAAACTGGTGGGTGGTTTGAAAACCTCAAACGCCATCTAATATTTACTATGCCAAATTTGTACTTATTTGTTTTGACTTTATAGGGCTACGAATTGTTGAGTCAAATGGAGCCTTTCATTCATCAGGTTCTTTTTTATGTTCTTTTTCCTTTGATGTTTTTTTACCGAAGGTGAAAGATTGGAAAGTTGTAACAGGTGGCGGTGTTGATATCAGGTGTTAACATATGCCCAACAATCTAAGGAACAGTCAAGTATTGAACAAGATAGACTTGCAAAACGAATACAAGAATTTAGGACACAAGCAGAAATGAAAGAGGCTGTGCCTAGCAATGTGGGACGTATAACCGTGAATGGAGTGGGAATGAGTTCTTATAAGAATATAGAAGCGATAATGCAGTCGACTACTAAAGGAACTGTAAGTATAGTTTTTTGCACTGTTGTAAGAGTCGGTTTCGGGACTAGCCCATCCCGAATCGCCCAAAAACGCCTTAAAAGTCGATCAACACTAAAAATTCCGGCTGAATCGGTTATAGTTCAAAAAATTTGGAGTATAATTTTTAAAATTAGATTTTGTTCTATGTATCTATGTTTGAAATTTATGTTCAatgtttgatatatttatgtgtaatacatatatgtttaatttatttattactaaaagtcaaagttggtcaacgcTCGACTCGTCCCTCCAAGGTCTCGGTCGACTCGTCCCGagtcgcgacttttacaaccttggtttTTTGTGTGCATGATGTTTCTACTTTGAAGTGTGTACATTGTCACAAGTAGTTACAAATTGTGCTCATGTAGTTATTGATGCATTACCCTTTAGTAGGTGTTTGGATATGTGTTTTAGAAGTTATTATGTGTTCGAATAAATGAATTAGCTAGTTAGCTGCTATTAATAGATAGGTCATGGTGCTTGCAGTGTTTTGCTGTATGAAAATCAATCAGTTCTTTGAGTGTTTGGCAACTTTTGATTGTTTAAGAAATTAATATTAAATGACCTAGAAATTTGATCATATAAAGTCAGGTTTAATGATAGGTAATTACTCATATTGTACCCTTTGATTGATTGATCATGTTGCTGCTAGTAAATGATAGGTTTAATGATAGGTAATTATTCATATTGTACCCTTTGATTTAATGATAGGTAATTATTCAAACTTGTAAAATACTTATTATGACCCTGAGTTGTGATTAGATAATTAGCTGATTGTAATTTTGTGATATTTACTCCAGGTCCAGACCATCAAACAAGGGTATCTACTAAAACGATCTTCAAGTTTGAGAGCAGATTGGAAGAGacgattctttgttcttgatagcCGTGGAAGTTTGTATTATCATCGTATTCTGCCTAACAAACCTGTGGTAAGTTATAGcacatttatatgtaaatattggtTCTTCAGATTGTGACATCATGCTtttatcatcatctcgattgtaaaAATAAATCTTGTTTAGGGTACTCAATCAACCAATTCACTTCAATCTGCTGAACAACAAGGTCGTGTATTCGGGAGGTTTCGAGCTAGGCATAGTAGGGCAGCGTCTCATGATGAGGATAACTTGGAATGTCATACTGTAGATCTTCGTACTTCAACAATAAAAGCAGATGCTGAGGATCTGGATTTGCGTTTGTGCTTTAGGATAATTTCGCCTTTTAAAACTTACACATTGCAGGTCAGAATGGTTTGATCGTTCAGCAGATTCTTTTATAATTCATAAATTAATATGAGGTGGCAATATGGGGGGTTGAGATATGGTGTAAATTTGGTAATATTTTGAAACACGTCAAACTTGGTTAGGTCAGTTGAAACACTATTTGTTCaaagcttttattattattatcttctttATAATTTAGTGTTTGTAATATCACTACACAAATACTTAAGccccgtttggctcacggaatccaatgggattccggcggaattggaattgaatttagacgCGTGTCGTGTTTAAATTCATTTCCGTTTCCACCGGAATCCGATTGGATTTCGTGAGCCAAGCAGGGCCTTATAttttattgatttttttttttaataaaatgatacagGAGGTTTTAGGCCTTAGAAACAAACTTAGGATGATAATTGGTCCATGTGACGTGTTTCCTTGCTAGCTTTAGTTTGTCCTATTAGTTCTAAAACATACGCGGTAACTTGGAATTACCCATTTTAAGTAAATCGTCAATAATGCTGTCTGTTTTGCAAGGTTGTAAAACTCACTAGTCGGGGACGAGTCGGTCGGACCTTTGAGGGTCGAGTCAGgcattgaccaacgttgacttttagtaTTAAATAAATTAAACACACACCCACACAAACTGACGCGTTGGCCGACTGTTACAACAGTGCTGTTTTGTCTAGTCAtgcaaaaaatattcttgttatatTGTTTGTATAGAATTATGCAATCATTAGTGTATTAGCTCTTCTTAATCTGTATGTGGTTTTGGCAGGCTGAGAATGAAGTTGATAGGACTGATTGGATGAACAAGATTACAGGCGTGATAGCAACTCTCTTGAACTCCCAGATGAAACAGGTTATAAATTAATCTCTTTGAAAtatcatcaataaattactttccATGTTCTTATCTTATTACTGTAAAACTTCTGCAGACACATTTTAGCAGAAATCATTTGGGAAGCACCCTTGAATCAGTTGGTGAAGATTATGCTGATTCACAAAATGATAACATGGAATCTATACTCGATAACTTGAACATCGATCAAACAGATTGTGTTTCTAGCGTTCTTCGAGAGATTCCTGGTAATGAATTATGTGCAGAATGCAGTGCACCTGATCCTGATTGGGCATCTCTTAATTTAGGCATATTAATGTGCATTGAATGCTCTGGTGTACATCGAAATCTAGGGGTTCACATATCAAAGGTGGGTTCTTAAAATTATGCATATTGAGGTTTTCACTTGTTCATATCTG
This window of the Rutidosis leptorrhynchoides isolate AG116_Rl617_1_P2 chromosome 7, CSIRO_AGI_Rlap_v1, whole genome shotgun sequence genome carries:
- the LOC139858786 gene encoding ADP-ribosylation factor GTPase-activating protein AGD2-like isoform X1, with amino-acid sequence MTAFIKLDDSPTFQKQVRYLEQTTDELKTRCQKLHKGSKKYMDGLGEACNVDFIFADALEAFGGGLDDPVSVSIGGPIMSKFVSAFREIETFKELLRSQVEHLLVDRLSQFLADDLQETKDSRKRFDKASHAYDQAREKVASLKKSTRDEVVTELEEDLQNSKSAFERSRFNLVHSLMNIEAKKKYTFLESLSAIMDAHLRYFKLGYELLSQMEPFIHQVLTYAQQSKEQSSIEQDRLAKRIQEFRTQAEMKEAVPSNVGRITVNGVGMSSYKNIEAIMQSTTKGTVQTIKQGYLLKRSSSLRADWKRRFFVLDSRGSLYYHRILPNKPVGTQSTNSLQSAEQQGRVFGRFRARHSRAASHDEDNLECHTVDLRTSTIKADAEDLDLRLCFRIISPFKTYTLQAENEVDRTDWMNKITGVIATLLNSQMKQTHFSRNHLGSTLESVGEDYADSQNDNMESILDNLNIDQTDCVSSVLREIPGNELCAECSAPDPDWASLNLGILMCIECSGVHRNLGVHISKVRSISLDVKVWEPSVMDLFQSLGNKYCNSIWENRLQTSRCLDKIFSDDETIVNKPSPGDAFQQREKYIISKYVEKRLVPEAGPSPTNPSYATMIWEAVKINDIREVYRLIAISHTNIVNTTYNEVAGADLFHNRHDINAAVKTDPLACKKLKDSNKPENCLEGCTLLHLACDSGYQVMMELLLQFGADINRPDFHGRTPLHHCIASGNNKLAKYMLRRGAVPSIKDGGGRAALERAMEMGAITDDELLILLYDGK
- the LOC139858786 gene encoding ADP-ribosylation factor GTPase-activating protein AGD2-like isoform X2, with the protein product MTAFIKLDDSPTFQKQTTDELKTRCQKLHKGSKKYMDGLGEACNVDFIFADALEAFGGGLDDPVSVSIGGPIMSKFVSAFREIETFKELLRSQVEHLLVDRLSQFLADDLQETKDSRKRFDKASHAYDQAREKVASLKKSTRDEVVTELEEDLQNSKSAFERSRFNLVHSLMNIEAKKKYTFLESLSAIMDAHLRYFKLGYELLSQMEPFIHQVLTYAQQSKEQSSIEQDRLAKRIQEFRTQAEMKEAVPSNVGRITVNGVGMSSYKNIEAIMQSTTKGTVQTIKQGYLLKRSSSLRADWKRRFFVLDSRGSLYYHRILPNKPVGTQSTNSLQSAEQQGRVFGRFRARHSRAASHDEDNLECHTVDLRTSTIKADAEDLDLRLCFRIISPFKTYTLQAENEVDRTDWMNKITGVIATLLNSQMKQTHFSRNHLGSTLESVGEDYADSQNDNMESILDNLNIDQTDCVSSVLREIPGNELCAECSAPDPDWASLNLGILMCIECSGVHRNLGVHISKVRSISLDVKVWEPSVMDLFQSLGNKYCNSIWENRLQTSRCLDKIFSDDETIVNKPSPGDAFQQREKYIISKYVEKRLVPEAGPSPTNPSYATMIWEAVKINDIREVYRLIAISHTNIVNTTYNEVAGADLFHNRHDINAAVKTDPLACKKLKDSNKPENCLEGCTLLHLACDSGYQVMMELLLQFGADINRPDFHGRTPLHHCIASGNNKLAKYMLRRGAVPSIKDGGGRAALERAMEMGAITDDELLILLYDGK
- the LOC139858786 gene encoding ADP-ribosylation factor GTPase-activating protein AGD2-like isoform X3, giving the protein MTAFIKLDDSPTFQKQVRYLEQTTDELKTRCQKLHKGSKKYMDGLGEACNVDFIFADALEAFGGGLDDPVSVSIGGPIMSKFVSAFREIETFKELLRSQVEHLLVDRLSQFLADDLQETKDSRKRFDKASHAYDQAREKVASLKKSTRDEVVTELEEDLQNSKSAFERSRFNLVHSLMNIEAKKKYTFLESLSAIMDAHLRYFKLGYELLSQMEPFIHQVLTYAQQSKEQSSIEQDRLAKRIQEFRTQAEMKEAVPSNVGRITVNGVGMSSYKNIEAIMQSTTKGTVQTIKQGYLLKRSSSLRADWKRRFFVLDSRGSLYYHRILPNKPVGTQSTNSLQSAEQQGRVFGRFRARHSRAASHDEDNLECHTVDLRTSTIKADAEDLDLRLCFRIISPFKTYTLQAENEVDRTDWMNKITGVIATLLNSQMKQTHFSRNHLGSTLESVGEDYADSQNDNMESILDNLNIDQTDCVSSVLREIPGNELCAECSAPDPDWASLNLGILMCIECSGVHRNLGVHISKVRSISLDVKVWEPSVMDLFQSLGNKYCNSIWENRLQTSSDDETIVNKPSPGDAFQQREKYIISKYVEKRLVPEAGPSPTNPSYATMIWEAVKINDIREVYRLIAISHTNIVNTTYNEVAGADLFHNRHDINAAVKTDPLACKKLKDSNKPENCLEGCTLLHLACDSGYQVMMELLLQFGADINRPDFHGRTPLHHCIASGNNKLAKYMLRRGAVPSIKDGGGRAALERAMEMGAITDDELLILLYDGK
- the LOC139858786 gene encoding ADP-ribosylation factor GTPase-activating protein AGD4-like isoform X4, whose amino-acid sequence is MTAFIKLDDSPTFQKQVRYLEQTTDELKTRCQKLHKGSKKYMDGLGEACNVDFIFADALEAFGGGLDDPVSVSIGGPIMSKFVSAFREIETFKELLRSQVEHLLVDRLSQFLADDLQETKDSRKRFDKASHAYDQAREKVASLKKSTRDEVVTELEEDLQNSKSAFERSRFNLVHSLMNIEAKKKYTFLESLSAIMDAHLRYFKLGYELLSQMEPFIHQVLTYAQQSKEQSSIEQDRLAKRIQEFRTQAEMKEAVPSNVGRITVNGVGMSSYKNIEAIMQSTTKGTVQTIKQGYLLKRSSSLRADWKRRFFVLDSRGSLYYHRILPNKPVGTQSTNSLQSAEQQGRVFGRFRARHSRAASHDEDNLECHTVDLRTSTIKADAEDLDLRLCFRIISPFKTYTLQAENEVDRTDWMNKITGVIATLLNSQMKQTHFSRNHLGSTLESVGEDYADSQNDNMESILDNLNIDQTDCVSSVLREIPGNELCAECSAPDPDWASLNLGILMCIECSGVHRNLGVHISKVRSISLDVKVWEPSVMDLFQSLGNKYCNSIWENRLQTSRCLDKIFSDDETIVNKPSPGDAFQQREKYIISKLTLHTMRWLVLICFTIVMT
- the LOC139858786 gene encoding ADP-ribosylation factor GTPase-activating protein AGD4-like isoform X5; the protein is MTAFIKLDDSPTFQKQVRYLEQTTDELKTRCQKLHKGSKKYMDGLGEACNVDFIFADALEAFGGGLDDPVSVSIGGPIMSKFVSAFREIETFKELLRSQVEHLLVDRLSQFLADDLQETKDSRKRFDKASHAYDQAREKVASLKKSTRDEVVTELEEDLQNSKSAFERSRFNLVHSLMNIEAKKKYTFLESLSAIMDAHLRYFKLGYELLSQMEPFIHQVLTYAQQSKEQSSIEQDRLAKRIQEFRTQAEMKEAVPSNVGRITVNGVGMSSYKNIEAIMQSTTKGTVQTIKQGYLLKRSSSLRADWKRRFFVLDSRGSLYYHRILPNKPVGTQSTNSLQSAEQQGRVFGRFRARHSRAASHDEDNLECHTVDLRTSTIKADAEDLDLRLCFRIISPFKTYTLQAENEVDRTDWMNKITGVIATLLNSQMKQTHFSRNHLGSTLESVGEDYADSQNDNMESILDNLNIDQTDCVSSVLREIPGNELCAECSAPDPDWASLNLGILMCIECSGVHRNLGVHISKVRSISLDVKVWEPSVMDLFQSLGNKYCNSIWENRLQTSSDDETIVNKPSPGDAFQQREKYIISKLTLHTMRWLVLICFTIVMT
- the LOC139858786 gene encoding ADP-ribosylation factor GTPase-activating protein AGD4-like isoform X6, with the translated sequence MTAFIKLDDSPTFQKQVRYLEQTTDELKTRCQKLHKGSKKYMDGLGEACNVDFIFADALEAFGGGLDDPVSVSIGGPIMSKFVSAFREIETFKELLRSQVEHLLVDRLSQFLADDLQETKDSRKRFDKASHAYDQAREKVASLKKSTRDEVVTELEEDLQNSKSAFERSRFNLVHSLMNIEAKKKYTFLESLSAIMDAHLRYFKLGYELLSQMEPFIHQVLTYAQQSKEQSSIEQDRLAKRIQEFRTQAEMKEAVPSNVGRITVNGVGMSSYKNIEAIMQSTTKGTVQTIKQGYLLKRSSSLRADWKRRFFVLDSRGSLYYHRILPNKPVGTQSTNSLQSAEQQGRVFGRFRARHSRAASHDEDNLECHTVDLRTSTIKADAEDLDLRLCFRIISPFKTYTLQAENEVDRTDWMNKITGVIATLLNSQMKQTHFSRNHLGSTLESVGEDYADSQNDNMESILDNLNIDQTDCVSSVLREIPGNELCAECSAPDPDWASLNLGILMCIECSGVHRNLGVHISKVRSISLDVKVWEPSVMDLFQSLGNKYCNSIWENRLQTSRNLTKRCYLFAINLHNLLY